A genomic window from Salvia hispanica cultivar TCC Black 2014 chromosome 5, UniMelb_Shisp_WGS_1.0, whole genome shotgun sequence includes:
- the LOC125189971 gene encoding uncharacterized protein LOC125189971 yields MLGSWRLKVSEPGENLFSFIAVEHPKLGTYFRASFTATKVATPMPISSDDLEAFFWLMPHRVSIMAYWNAAKLWWKNVPFFDHPRKENPSYRDEAIPLDEKMQFCPIFGGNNLNVRCEERIDRCFTWKDAKRPWSYLISYTGKIL; encoded by the exons ATGCTTGGGAGCTGGAGGCTGAAAGTGAGCGAACCCGGTGAAAATTTGTTCTCATTCATCGCAGTCGAACACCCGAAGCTCGGAACCTACTTCCGAGCCTCCTTCACAGCCACGAAAGTCGCAACTCCGATGCCCATTTCATCGGATGATCTTGAGGCATTCTTCTGGTTGATGCCTCATCGAGTCTCGATCATGGCCTATTGGAAT GCTGCGAAGCTGTGGTGGAAAAATGTTCCCTTCTTTGATCATCCAAGAAAAGAGAATCCATCCTACAGAGACGAAGCGATTCCGCTCGACGAAAAGATGCAGTTTTGTCCGATTTTCGGAGGTAATAATTTGAATGTTCGATGTGAAGAACGAATTGATCGATGCTTCACTTGGAAGGATGCTAAGAGACCTTGGTCATATCTCATTTCTTACACCGGCAAAATTCTGTAA
- the LOC125191161 gene encoding putative nuclease HARBI1, giving the protein MQQPPQRPIRRRRRYIHRDHAGGHDRLFADYFAEEPRYPADVFRRRFRMRRSLFLRIVNALSARYPEFQLQRDATGKLGLSPLQKCTVAIRQLAYGGSADMFDEYLQCGETTGNECLKNFCQGVREIFGGHYLRSPDAADCQFLLDWHWRTHGFPGMLGSIDCMHWQWKNCPTAWRGQFTTGYKGTHPTIILEAVADQRLWIWHAYFGIAGSNNDLNVLNSSPLFNERINGLGPSIEFTANGNVHNMGYYLADGIYPQWPVFLKTIRCPIGDSRKYFARAQESARKDVERAFGVLQARFALVKGPTRFYYQGDIADIMYACIIMHNMIIEDEHEGVLNVTNDTSVASSSHGVSTESESARRGVPYNEHERFKAFMDIHQKEAHRALQHDMIEELWANRNRAHRP; this is encoded by the coding sequence ATGCAGCAGCCACCCCAACGGCCAATCCGCAGGCGGCGCCGATACATCCACCGCGACCACGCTGGTGGGCACGATCGGCTGTTCGCCGATTATTTTGCTGAGGAACCACGTTATCCGGCAGATGTATTTCGTCGCCGATTCAGAATGCGCCGCTCCCTCTTCCTGCGCATTGTTAATGCGTTGTCCGCGCGTTACCCCGAGTTCCAGCTCCAGCGAGACGCCACAGGGAAGCTCGGTCTATCGCCCCTGCAGAAATGCACTGTTGCCATCCGACAATTGGCATATGGAGGGTCCGCCGACATGTTCGATGAGTATCTGCAATGCGGCGAGACGACTGGCAACGAGTGCCTGAAGAATTTTTGTCAGGGCGTGCGAGAGATATTTGGGGGGCACTACCTTCGCTCGCCGGACGCAGCTGACTGCCAGTTCCTGCTGGATTGGCACTGGAGGACCCACGGCTTTCCGGGGATGCTCGGCAGCATCGACTGTATGCACtggcagtggaagaactgcccaACCGCGTGGCGAGGCCAGTTCACTACCGGCTACAAAGGTACGCATCCCACCATCATTCTTGAAGCCGTTGCCGACCAACGgctttggatttggcatgcttattttggtatagccgggtcgaacaacgacctaaatgttctcaattcgtcgccccttttcaacgagcggATCAACGGGTTAGGCCCCTCCATCGAATTCACGGCCAATGGCAATGTGCATAACATGGGGTACTACCTGGCTGACGGCATCTATCCGCAATGGCCCGTGTttttgaagacgatcagatgccCAATCGGAGATAGTAGAAAGTATTTTGCCCGAGCGCAAGAGTctgcgcgcaaggatgtggagagggcGTTTGGGGTGCTCCAAGCACGATTTGCACTGGTAAAGGGCCCGACGCGCTTTTACTACCAGGGGGATAttgccgacatcatgtatgcgtgcatcatcatgcataacatgatcatcGAGGATGAACACGAAGGCGTCCTCAACGTCACCAACGACACCAGTGTTGCATCATCGAGTCACGGTGTCTCAACCGAGTCCGAGTCCGCCCGCCGGGGTGTACCGTACAACGAACATGAACGGTTCAAGGCGTTCATGGACATACACCAAAAGGAGGCCCATCGAGCACTACAACACGATATGATCGAAGAATTGTGGGCAAATAGAAACCGCGCCCaccgcccttga